Within Sorangiineae bacterium MSr11367, the genomic segment GCGCCGCGCTTCCGCGCAGAGCGCATCGCCCGCGTCGGTGAGCGCGGGAACCAACGCGTCGGTGAGCTCGGCCTCGATGGCGCGCTCGCGCATCGCCACCGCGTCGGCCAGGCCCATGCCGTAGGCCGAGAGAACGCCGGCGAACGGCGGAAAGAGCACCTTGGTCATCCCGAGCTCGTCGGCCACCCGGCATGCGTGCTGGCCGCCCGCACCTCCGAACGTGGTGAGCGCGTAGCGCTTGATGTCGTGCCCGCGCTGAACCGATATCTTCTTGATGGCATTGGCCATGTTGGCCACGGCGATGCGCAAAAAGCCTTCGGCGATGTCCTCTACGGGTTTTCCCACGTCGGCGGCCATCGCCTCGAATTTCGCGCGCACCACCTCGGCATCGAGCGACTGATCGCCCGAGGGGCCGAACACCCGCGGGAAATACTCCGTTTGAATGCGCCCGAGCATCACGTTCGCATCGGTGACCGTGAGCGGTCCCCCGCGGCGATAGCACGCCGGGCCGGGCACCGCGCCCGCCGACTCGGGACCGACGCGCAGGCGGCTTCCATCGAAGGTGAGAATCGACCCGCCGCCCGCCGCCACGGTGTGGATGTTCAACATGGGCGCGCGCATGCGGACGCCGGCGACCTGCGCGAAGAACGTGCGCTCGAATTCGCCCTGGTAGTGCGAGACGTCGGTCGACGTGCCGCCCATGTCGAATCCGATGACGTGTGTCTCGCCGGCGCGTTCCGACGTCTTCGACATGCCCACGATGCCACCGGCCGGCCCCGACAGAACGGCGTCTTTGCCGCGGAAGCGATGGGCTTCGGCCAAGCCGCCGTTGGACTGCATGAACATGAGGCGCACGCCGGAGAGATCTTTTTCCACTTCGTCGACGTACCTGCGCAGAATCGGCGAAAGGTACGCGTCCACCACCGTGGTGTCGCCGCGCGGCACGATCTTCATGAGCGGGCTGCACTCGTATGAGGCGCTCACCTGGGTGAAGCCGATGCCGCGGGCCAACTCCACGAGCCGCCGCTCGTGCTCCGAATAGCGGTAGCCGTGCATGCAGACGATGGCCACCGAGCGAAGTCCTTCATTGTACACCGCACGCAATTGCTCGATGGCGGGTACCGGATCGAGCGGTGTGAGCACGGTGCCGTCGGCGGCGATGCGCTCGTCGACCTCGATGACCCGCGTGTAGAGCAGCTCGGGCAGCACGATGTGGCGGTCGAAGATCCGCGGACGATTCTGGTACGCGATGCGGAGCGCGTCGCCGAAGCCACGCGTGATGACCAGCGCCGTGGGCTCACCCTTGCGCTCGAGCAGCGCGTTGGTTGCCACGGTCGTGCCCATTTTTACGACGTCGATGCGTTCGGCCGGGATCGGCTCGCCTTCGGCGACGCCTAGGAAGTGCCGAATGCCGGCCAACGCCGCGTCGCGGTAGCGCTCGGGGGCGTGGGATAAGAGTTTGTGCGTGAAGATCGTACCGCTCGGGTCACGTGCCACCAAGTCGGTAAACGTGCCGCCGCGATCGATCCAGAATTGCCATTGCGAGGGTTGCTTCACAAAGTCAGGAATCTAGTCCGAGAGCGCCCGTGATGCTCTTCAACGTGGCGGCCTCCAGTGGAGACAGGCGCCCATCGACCGAGGCGGCGTCGATGAGTTGATCGACCAGTTGCCGCTTCTCGTCCTCGGGCAGCTCGGCCACGACTGCCTCGGCGGCGTCCCACCCTTCCAAGTCGAAGACGCTGCGCTTTTCCTCGGGCGAAAGACCATGCCGCTCCATCGTGCTCTCGAGCAGCTCGCGTTCGTTCTCGGTCATGATGCCGTCGGCGACGAGAACCTTGGTGAGGAGCAGACACTTGGCGATTCGTACGTCCATCGCCACGAGTCTAGTGGTCTTAATAGAAAGAGTCCGCCGGAAAATCGATGGGGATGTTCAGGGTGGAGCCTTCGACGATATCGAAAGGAACGAGGCGGATGTCGGTGGTTCGGGGTTGGCCCGCGGCATCTTCGAGGTGAACGTCGCCCGAATACGTGCCGGGCGGTAGCTCGATGGCCGTACCGAGGGCCGTGCAGTCTTGCCGATAATCGAGCGGGGACGGGCCGGCCAACACCGTGATGAAGATCCGCGCCGACGCGGACAATTGGCATTGCGCGGGATCGGCGGCGCCGTTGATCGTCCATCGAAGGGTCACGCTGCCCGTGTCCCTTCCGTAATGGTCATCGTCGTCGTCCGTATGAACGATGCACGATGTGCACGCCAACGCGAGCGCTGCGAGAGCCAGTGCCCAAGGCGCGCGCATCATGGCACCCGCACCGCCCTCGGTGTTCGCCCCGCGGGATAGGCCGGCTGACGGTATGCGGGTGGCGGCGCCGGCTGACGGTACGCGGGCGGCGCCTGCTGCACGTACGGGCGCTGGCGTTCGAGCGCGGGTGGCGGAGTGCGGTACGTCCTCCATCCCTGCGGCGTCGAGTAAACCCAATGATCGTGAACATAGTAATTGGGCCGTCCCTCATAAACGACATAGGGCTGGGAATAGACTTCGGCGCCATAGACGGTGGTATATGCAGGCTCGGGCGTCGTGTGCACGGTGCATTGCGTGAGCGTGAACGGTGCCAAGGCCGCAAAAAATGCGAGCGCGCCGAACAGCCCGGGGCGGGGAAGGTTCATGGCAATGCGCGGAGCTGCAGGGCGCGTGCCCCCTGGCAGGTGGAGGCGCAAATGGGCTGCAAATGGGGGCGCGGTGGCGGAACCAGACTGCCACGATGTGGCTCATCGTCTCGTGTTCGCGAAACACCTTGGCGACCCCGTCCGACAACAAGGCATCGGAACGATGATGACGGGCCGTACCACCCTGCGCATCGTTGCCGGCATCGCCTGCGCTTTCGTCTTGATCGCGGGCTGCTCAAGCACCGAAACCAACGGCGACCAACAAGGACTCGACAACCCGGGCAACGACGGCGGAGCTTCTGACGGCGGAAACCCCGGCAACCCCATGAACGATGGCGGGGCCGACACGGGTCCCGTATCGCGTTCCGATGGCGGCAAATCCGACGCCGGCAAACCCGACGCTGGCGGTCGCGACGCGGGAACCCGCGACAGCGGTACCGATCCGGTGCCCATCGATGCGGGCGATCCTGGCCCAACCTGTACGGCGACCTCGGGCGATCCCGCATGCGATCCCTGCCTCGCCGAATATTGCTGCGAGCCGGCGGAGACGTGCCGCGCCAATCCCGAGTGCAACGCCATCGTCGAGTGCGTCCAAAGCAAGTGCCAGAAGGGCGACAACGGATGCATTTACGGGTGCTACACGGCCCACCCCCGCGGCCAGGCCGACGTCACCAAGTTGGCGCAATGCCTCCAGCGCAATTGCTCGGCGACCTGCTCCTTATAATTCTGGAAAGGTGAACCAGAAGGGGCTATCCGTGGGAAAATCCCATGAAGCGTCTTCTTTTCGTCCTTCCGTGCATTCTATTCGCGTGCGGTTCGGAAACCGCGTCCAGCCCACAGGCCAAGCAAGCCGCGCAGCCCGCGGCTTCGGCGGCCGCGACACCGCCCGCGCCGGCGAAAACGGAGCCGGTGCCGCCGGTGGCCGCGAAAGTCAAACATACCGAGAGCCTTCATGGGCAGGAGCGCTCGGACGACTATTTCTGGCTCCGCAAGAAGGATTCACCCGAGGTGCTGGGCTACCTCGCCGCCGAAAATACCTATACGCGCGACATGATGCACTCCACCGAGGGCCTGCAGGAGCAGCTCTACAAAGAGATGCTCGCGCGCGTCAAAGAGACCGATCTCTCGGTGCCGGTCAAGCGAGGTGATTATCTTTATTACACGCGCACCGAGGCGGGGAAACAGTACCTCATTCACTGCCGCAAGAAAGCTACGGGCGACGGCGCCGAAACGGTGCTTCTCGATTTGAACGAAATTGGGAAAAGCGAAAAGTACGTCGGACTGGGGTTCTTCGAAGTCTCGGACGACGGAAACCAACTCGCCTATGGCTTGGATACCACGGGGTATCGCCAATTCGTTTTGCACGTCAAAGACCTGAAGACCGGGAAACAATCGTCCGAGCGCATCCCGCGCGTCGACAGCATGGCCTGGGCCAAGGACAACAAGACGATCTTGTACGTCACCGAGGACGCGACCACGAAGCGGCCCAATCAGCTTCATCGCCACGTGCTCGGGCAAGACGCTTCCAAAGACGAACGGGTGTACGAGGAGAAGGACGAGCGATTCACCCTCGACGTGACGCGTTCGCGGAGCAAGGAGTGGATCTTCGTCAGCTCGGAGAGCAAGACCACGACCGAGGCGCGCATCGTCCCCGCGGCCAAGCCGAAGGCGGCGCCTGTGGTTCTGGCTCCGAGGGAGCAAGGGCACGAGTATTACGTCGACCACGGCGGCGGGCTCTTTTACATTCGCACCAATTCCGGTGGACGAAATTTCCGCCTCGTCACCGCGAAGGTGAGCGATCCGGCCCGCAGCAAGTGGAAGGAGGTGCTCCCGCACCGCGAGGACGTGATGCTCGAGGACATCGGCGTTTTCTCCGACCACTACGTGCTCCACGAGCGGCAGGACGCATCGCCCGTGATTCGCATCGTGCACACCGACGCGGCGCACGCCGGGCAAACGGAGCGGGTCGACATGCCGGAGCGCGTGTACGCGATTCGACGCGAGGAGAATCCGGAGTTCGGGAGCAAGCTCTATCGCTTTGGTTACGAGTCGTACATCACGCCGCCATCGGTGTTCGACTACGACGTGGCCACGCACGAGAAAAAACTGCTCAAACGCACCGAGGTGCTGGGCGGCTACGATCCGTCGAACTACGAGAGCGAACGCCTCTACGCCACCGCGCGTGATGGCGCCAAGGTGCCCATCTCGGTGCTCTACAAGAAGGGTTGGAAGCCGGATGGCTCGCATCCCATGCTCCTCAACGCCTACGGCTCGTACGGCTATCCGTATCCTTTGAGGTTCAACTCGAACCGCTTCTCCCTGGTCGACCGGGGCGTGGCCATCGCCGTGGCGCACATCCGTGGTGGCGGCGATCTCGGGAAGAAGTGGCACGATCAAGGCCGCATGATGGCCAAGATGAACACGTTCACCGACTTCATCGATTCGGCGGAGTACCTGATGAAGGAAGGGTGGGTGGACAAGAACAAGCTGGCCATCGAGGGGGGAAGCGCGGGCGGGCTGCTCATGGGCGCGGTCACCAACTTGCGGCCGGAGCTCTTCAAAGCGGTCATCGCCCACGTGCCGTTCGTGGACGTCATCAATACGATGCTGGACGAGTCGCTACCTTTGACCGTGGGCGAATTCGAAGAATGGGGAAATCCCAAGATCAAAGAGCAATACGATTACATGATGACGTATAGCCCTTACGACAACGTGGCGCCGAAGAATTACCCGACGATGCTCGTGCGCACGTCGTACAACGACAGCCAAGTCATGTATTGGGAGCCTGCCAAGTACGTTGCCAAGCTGCGCGCGACCAGCACGGGGAAGAATCCGTTGCTCTTCAAGATCAACATGGACCCAGCTGGTCACGGCGGGCAATCGGGGCGCTACGACAAGCTCCGAGATGCCGCGTTCGACTACGCGTTTCTACTTGGTCAGCTCCGGTAGCTCCCAGACCAATTTTACCTCCGGGTCCTTGCCGGAGTAGTCGTCGGAGACTTCGAGCAACTCGGCCATGCGTGCCTGCCAGGGCACGTTGGCCGGGTGCTCGCGCAGGTACGCGCGCATGCGCGTGTAGTCGTCGCACTCCACGAGATGAAAGAGCTCGCGCCCGCTGCGCCAGATGCGCCATCCGTACACGCCCGCGGCGCGCAGGGCGATGTCGAGATCGTCGGGGATCTCGGCGTGGATTTTGTCGTACTCCTCTTCTTTTCCGGGGCGAAGTCTCGTGTGAAGCGCGATGATTTGCATGCTCCGAGGCTACACCACCCAACCGATTTTCAAACGATCTCGCCGGCCCCGGCGCAGAGGGAGGTGCTCACCCGCCACAGTTTCTCGGCCAGCGCATCGTCTCGGCCCAGCGGAGCCGGCTCGACCAGGCGATTTTTCTCGTAGTAGCCGCCGTTCTTGCCCTCCACCTCGGGGCTCGTCGCGAGGTACACGATGGTGTCGCCTCCTTGCTCGGGGGTGATCATGAAGCGCTTGGCCACCGCCAGAACGGGCTTTGCGAACCACGGGGCGTGGCTCCAAATGTTGGTGGCCACCTCGCCCGGGTGCAGGCTGTTGACGGTGATCCCGGTGCCCGCGAGCTTCTTGGCCAGCTCGCGCGTGAAGAGCACGTTGCCCAGCTTGGAGCGCCGGTACGCGCGCATGATTTGGTATCCCTTTTCGAGCTGCAGATCGTCGAAGTCGAGATCGGCCCCGCGGTGGCCATCGCTGGAGACGTTCACGATGCGCGCGGGGGCGGCCGCCTTGAGCAGATCGAGCAATAGGTTGGTCAGCAGGAAGTACCCGAGGTGGTTCACCGCGAAGGTCTGCTCCAAGCCGTCCACCGTTACCTGCCGCCGATCGCTCACCGAGCCGGCGTTGTTCACGAGCACGTCGAGCCGCGTGTGCGACCGACGAAACTCCTCCGCGAGCTCGCGGATCGCAGCCTGCGACGAAAAATCGCATCGCATCGACGTCACCTGCCGGGAGCCTGCGCGCTGCGTCACTTCCGCGACGGCCGCGTCGAGCTTCGGGCGGCTGCGCCCGACCATCACCAGCCGGGCACCCATGCGCGCGAGCTTGACCGAAGCTTCCAGCCCGATGCCGGAGTTGGCCCCGGTGACCAGTACCACTTTGTCCGCGAGTTCGGCCATGGCATAGAGTCTACCCTGCATGACTGCCATCAGTGAAGCCGCCGTGACGCCCGCCGCACCTGCACGGATGCCGCGGCAGATCCCGTTCATCATCTCCAACGAGGGGTGCGAGCGATTCAGCTTCTACGGGATGCGCAACATCCTCACGCCCTTTCTGGTCGGCAGTCTTCTGCTGTACCTGCCGGAGTCGGAGCGGGGATCCATGGCCAAGGAGGTGTTTCACTCCTTCGTCATCGGCGTGTACTTCTTTCCGTTGCTCGGAGGCTGGCTGGCCGACCGGTTCTTCGGGAAGTACAACACGACCCTCTGGTTCAGTCTGATCTATTGCGCCGGGCACGCGTGCCTCGCGGCGTTCGACAACAATCGCTATGGCTTTTACGCCGGGCTGTTCCTGATTGCGCTGGGCTCGGGCGGCATCAAGCCGCTCATCACGTCGTTCGTGGGCGACCAGTTCGATAAGAGCAATGCCCATCTGGCGAAAGTCGTATTCGACGCGTTCTATTGGATCATCAACTTCGGCTCGTTCTTCGCGTCGCTCTTGATGCCCATTTTTCTGCGCAAATACGGTCCGTCGGTGGCCTTCGGCATCCCCGGTATCTTGATGTTCGTCGCGACGTTCATCTATTGGAGTGGTCGCAAGCGGTACGTGATCATCCCGCCTTCGCCTCCGAAGCCGGACTCCTTTCTCAACGTCGTGCGCACGGCACTGCTCGCGCGCGAGCCGGGGCAGTCGCGTCCGGGGCTCGCCTTGGCCACCGTGGGCGCGGTGTTGGCGCTGGGGTCGTTTCTGCTGCTGCCGAAGATCGGTTTCGTTGCCGCGTTCTGCCTGGCGTTGGTGCTGCTCCTCGCGTTTGGCGGGGTGGGCACGTGGATGCAGCTCGATCGGGCCAAATCGAAGCACTCCGCGGAAGTATGCGAGGGCGTGCGTGCGGTTCTGCGCGTTCTGGTCGTCTTCGCGTTGGTGACGCCGTTTTGGTCGCTCTTCGATCAAAAGGCCTCCACGTGGATCCTCCAGGCGAACAAGATGTCCACGCCCGATTGGTTCCAGCCCGCGCAGATGCAGGCGCTGAACCCCGCGCTGGTGATGACGCTCATCCCCTTCAACAACGCGGTCCTGTTTCCGCTGCTGCGGCGTTTCGGGATCGAACCCACGGCGCTGCGCCGCATGACCACGGGCATCGCCTTTACCGGGCTGGCTTGGATCGTCGTCGGCTCGATGCAGCTCGTGATGGATCGGGGCGAGGTGCTCTCGATCACGTGGCAGATCTTGCCTTACGCCTTGCTCACCTTCGGCGAAGTGCTGGTGTCCGCGACAGGGAACGAGTTTGCCTACAGCCAGGCGCCCGTGTCCATGAAAGGGGTCATCATGGCGTTCTGGCTCCTCTCGAACACGGTGGGCAATCTCTGGGTGCTTTTGGTCAACGCCAGTGTCAAAAGCGAGGCCGTCACCGCGAAGATCGCGAGCACCGGTATCAGCGTCACCGCCTTCCAGATGTTCTTCTTCGCGGGCTTTGCGCTGGTGGCGGCGGCGGCCTTCGGTTGGTACGCGTACGGCTACCGCGTGGTGAATCACTACCGCAAGGCGTGAGCCTCGAAGGCGCGGCGCATGGCGTGGCGCAGCCACGTGTGCGCCGGATCGCCGTCGAAGCGTGGGTGCCAGCTCTGGGCGATGGTGATGGGGTCGAGCGGGAAGGGGATGGCGAGGATGCGAAGGCCGAGCACGGGCGCGATGCGCTGAGCGAGGCGATCCGGGGCGATGGCGATGCGATCGCTGTTCGCCGCCGCCCAGGCCGCGGCGAGGTACGAGGGAAAGACGCGCTCGACCCGACGCTGAAGGCCCAGATCGGCGAGGATGGCATCGATGGGGCCTTTCGCTTTGCCGCGTCGTGAGATGCCGATGTGGCCCGCGGCGGTGGCGAAGCGCTCGGGCGTGAGGCGCTTGCGCGTGAGGCGATGGTCGGCGCGCACGATGGCGACCACCTGATCGCGGTACAAAGTCTGGATGCGCATCTCGGGTCCGAACCCGCTTTGCACGCCGATGTCGAGATCGAGCTCCCCCGCGCGCAGCGGTGCATCGTCCTCCGCGCCGGGGCCCTCGGGGATGATGGCGACGCGGACACGGGGCGCCTCCTTGCCGGCGATGGCATCGAAGGCGTCGCCGACCGCCACGGAGAGGTAGTCGTTCGCACGGATGGTGAACGCCCGATCGAGCTTCGTGAGATCGAGCGGCTCGTCGGGCCGCAAAATGCTCTGCACTTCATCGGCGGCCGCGCGCACG encodes:
- a CDS encoding TerB family tellurite resistance protein, which codes for MDVRIAKCLLLTKVLVADGIMTENERELLESTMERHGLSPEEKRSVFDLEGWDAAEAVVAELPEDEKRQLVDQLIDAASVDGRLSPLEAATLKSITGALGLDS
- a CDS encoding S9 family peptidase, producing the protein MKRLLFVLPCILFACGSETASSPQAKQAAQPAASAAATPPAPAKTEPVPPVAAKVKHTESLHGQERSDDYFWLRKKDSPEVLGYLAAENTYTRDMMHSTEGLQEQLYKEMLARVKETDLSVPVKRGDYLYYTRTEAGKQYLIHCRKKATGDGAETVLLDLNEIGKSEKYVGLGFFEVSDDGNQLAYGLDTTGYRQFVLHVKDLKTGKQSSERIPRVDSMAWAKDNKTILYVTEDATTKRPNQLHRHVLGQDASKDERVYEEKDERFTLDVTRSRSKEWIFVSSESKTTTEARIVPAAKPKAAPVVLAPREQGHEYYVDHGGGLFYIRTNSGGRNFRLVTAKVSDPARSKWKEVLPHREDVMLEDIGVFSDHYVLHERQDASPVIRIVHTDAAHAGQTERVDMPERVYAIRREENPEFGSKLYRFGYESYITPPSVFDYDVATHEKKLLKRTEVLGGYDPSNYESERLYATARDGAKVPISVLYKKGWKPDGSHPMLLNAYGSYGYPYPLRFNSNRFSLVDRGVAIAVAHIRGGGDLGKKWHDQGRMMAKMNTFTDFIDSAEYLMKEGWVDKNKLAIEGGSAGGLLMGAVTNLRPELFKAVIAHVPFVDVINTMLDESLPLTVGEFEEWGNPKIKEQYDYMMTYSPYDNVAPKNYPTMLVRTSYNDSQVMYWEPAKYVAKLRATSTGKNPLLFKINMDPAGHGGQSGRYDKLRDAAFDYAFLLGQLR
- a CDS encoding L-rhamnose mutarotase; this translates as MQIIALHTRLRPGKEEEYDKIHAEIPDDLDIALRAAGVYGWRIWRSGRELFHLVECDDYTRMRAYLREHPANVPWQARMAELLEVSDDYSGKDPEVKLVWELPELTK
- a CDS encoding SDR family oxidoreductase encodes the protein MQGRLYAMAELADKVVLVTGANSGIGLEASVKLARMGARLVMVGRSRPKLDAAVAEVTQRAGSRQVTSMRCDFSSQAAIRELAEEFRRSHTRLDVLVNNAGSVSDRRQVTVDGLEQTFAVNHLGYFLLTNLLLDLLKAAAPARIVNVSSDGHRGADLDFDDLQLEKGYQIMRAYRRSKLGNVLFTRELAKKLAGTGITVNSLHPGEVATNIWSHAPWFAKPVLAVAKRFMITPEQGGDTIVYLATSPEVEGKNGGYYEKNRLVEPAPLGRDDALAEKLWRVSTSLCAGAGEIV
- a CDS encoding oligopeptide:H+ symporter, which produces MTAISEAAVTPAAPARMPRQIPFIISNEGCERFSFYGMRNILTPFLVGSLLLYLPESERGSMAKEVFHSFVIGVYFFPLLGGWLADRFFGKYNTTLWFSLIYCAGHACLAAFDNNRYGFYAGLFLIALGSGGIKPLITSFVGDQFDKSNAHLAKVVFDAFYWIINFGSFFASLLMPIFLRKYGPSVAFGIPGILMFVATFIYWSGRKRYVIIPPSPPKPDSFLNVVRTALLAREPGQSRPGLALATVGAVLALGSFLLLPKIGFVAAFCLALVLLLAFGGVGTWMQLDRAKSKHSAEVCEGVRAVLRVLVVFALVTPFWSLFDQKASTWILQANKMSTPDWFQPAQMQALNPALVMTLIPFNNAVLFPLLRRFGIEPTALRRMTTGIAFTGLAWIVVGSMQLVMDRGEVLSITWQILPYALLTFGEVLVSATGNEFAYSQAPVSMKGVIMAFWLLSNTVGNLWVLLVNASVKSEAVTAKIASTGISVTAFQMFFFAGFALVAAAAFGWYAYGYRVVNHYRKA
- a CDS encoding LysR family transcriptional regulator — translated: MHSIDANLLLALDALLREGSVLGAARRMNLSPPAMSRTLARLREATGDALFVRAGHRMVPTPRALALRERVRAAADEVQSILRPDEPLDLTKLDRAFTIRANDYLSVAVGDAFDAIAGKEAPRVRVAIIPEGPGAEDDAPLRAGELDLDIGVQSGFGPEMRIQTLYRDQVVAIVRADHRLTRKRLTPERFATAAGHIGISRRGKAKGPIDAILADLGLQRRVERVFPSYLAAAWAAANSDRIAIAPDRLAQRIAPVLGLRILAIPFPLDPITIAQSWHPRFDGDPAHTWLRHAMRRAFEAHALR